The following coding sequences lie in one Carcharodon carcharias isolate sCarCar2 chromosome 5, sCarCar2.pri, whole genome shotgun sequence genomic window:
- the LOC121277994 gene encoding cytochrome c oxidase subunit 7B, mitochondrial-like: protein MVPLAKSLLSQSGRSIRQIVTRQAHHKTGPDFHDKYGNAVLVGGLAFCVAVWGYVATQTGLTWNVPPIGKITPQNWRED, encoded by the coding sequence ATGGTGCCTTTAGCCAAGAGTCTGCTTTCCCAGTCCGGTCGGAGCATTCGTCAAATTGTAACAAGACAAGCTCATCACAAAACTGGTCCTGACTTTCATGACAAGTATGGAAATGCCGTCCTTGTGGGAGGATTAGCATTCTGTGTTGCAGTCTGGGGTTATGTTGCGACGCAGACTGGGCTCACATGGAACGTGCCTCCCATTGGCAAGATCACCCCTCAAAATTGGAGGGAAGACTAG